In one window of Hevea brasiliensis isolate MT/VB/25A 57/8 chromosome 10, ASM3005281v1, whole genome shotgun sequence DNA:
- the LOC110673350 gene encoding uncharacterized protein LOC110673350 produces MSVSDLPRNESTVLRGHEGAVLAARFNGDGNYCLSCGKDRTIRLWNPHRGIHIKTYKSHGREVRDVHVTSDNSKLISCGGDRQIFYWDVATGRVIRKFRGHDSEVNAVKFNEYSSAVVSAGYDQSLRAWDCRSHSTEPIQIIDTFSDSVMSVCLTKTEMIAGSVDGTVRTFDIRMGREIVDDLGQPVNCISMSNDGNCILASCLDSTLRLMDRSTGELLQEYKGHTCKSYKLDCCLTNTDAHVTGGSEDGYIYFWDLVDATAVSSFRAHASVVTSVSYHPKDNCMITASVDGTIRVWKN; encoded by the exons ATGAGCGTTTCCGATCTACCAAGGAACGAGTCGACGGTGCTGAGAGGCCACGAAGGCGCAGTTTTAGCCGCTAGATTCAACGGAGACGGCAATTATTGTCTGAGCTGCGGCAAGGACCGCACAATTCGTCTATGGAATCCGCACCGTGGAATCCATATCAAGACCTATAAATCTCACGGCCGCGAAGTCCGAGACGTCCATGTCACTTC GGACAATTCCAAGTTAATTTCTTGCGGTGGTGACCGGCAAATCTTTTATTGGGATGTGGCAACTGGTCGTGTTATTCGAAAATTCCGTGGCCACGATAGCGAG GTGAACGCTGTGAAGTTTAATGAGTATTCTTCTGCTGTAGTATCAGCTGGTTATGACCAGTCTTTGCGTGCTTGGGATTGTAGATCCCACAGTACTGAGCCAATTCag ATCATTGATACTTTTTCGGACAGTGTAATGTCTGTTTGCCTGACTAAAACTGAAATGATTGCGGGAAGTGTTGATGGTACTGTTAGAACATTTGATATCCGTATGGGTAG AGAAATAGTCGATGACTTGGGGCAACCTGTCAACTGTATTTCCATGTCAAATGATGGCAACTGTATCTTAGCAAGTTGCCTAGATTCTACCTTGCGCCTTATGGACAG ATCAACAGGTGAACTCTTGCAAGAATATAAAGGACACACTTGTAAG TCATATAAATTGGATTGCTGCCTCACCAACACTGATGCTCATGTGACTGGTGGATCTGAGGATGGCTACATTTACTTTTGGGATCTTGTGGATGCAACTGCGGTGTCAAGTTTTCGTGCTCATGCCTCAGTG GTAACAAGTGTGAGTTACCACCCAAAGGACAATTGCATGATAACAGCCTCGGTTGATGGCAccattagggtttggaagaatTAG